In Alosa sapidissima isolate fAloSap1 chromosome 11, fAloSap1.pri, whole genome shotgun sequence, a single window of DNA contains:
- the vps4a gene encoding vacuolar protein sorting-associated protein 4A produces MTTSTLQKAIDLVTKATEEDKAKNYEEALRLYQHAVEYFLHAIKYEAHSDKAKESIRAKCMQYLDRAEKLKDYLKNKEKQGKKPVKEAQSNDKSDSDSEGENPEKKKLQEHLMGAIVMEKPNVRWSDVAGLEGAKEALKEAVILPIKFPHLFTGKRTPWRGILLFGPPGTGKSYLAKAVATEANNSTFFSVSSSDLMSKWLGESEKLVKNLFDLARQHKPSIIFIDEVDSLCGSRNENESEAARRIKTEFLVQMQGVGNNNDGVLVLGATNIPWVLDAAIRRRFEKRIYIPLPEEQARSAMFRLHLGNTPHSLSDADQRQLARKTDGYSGADISVIVRDALMQPVRKVQSATHFKKVRGPSRANSSMMVDDLLTPCSPGDPAAIEMTWMDVPSDKLLEPIVCMSDMLRSLATTRPTVNTEDLLKVKKFTDDFGQEG; encoded by the exons ATGACAACGTCAACACTACAG AAAGCGATTGATCTGGTCACCAAAGCCACGGAGGAAGACAAGGCAAAGAACTATGAAGAGGCCTTGCGCCTGTACCAGCATGCAGTGGAGTACTTTCTGCATGCTATCAAAT ATGAGGCTCACAGTGACAAAGCGAAAGAGAGCATCCGAGCCAAATGTATGCAGTACCTGGACCGAGCTGAGAAGTTAAAGGACTActtgaagaataaagaaaagcaGGGGAAGAAACCTGTGAAGGAGGCACAGAGCAATGACAA GAGCGACAGTGACAGTGAGGGTGAGAATCCCGAGAAGAAGAAACTCCAGGAGCATCTGATGG GTGCTATTGTGATGGAGAAGCCCAACGTGAGGTGGAGTGACGTGGCGGGATTGGAGGGAGCCAAGGAGGCCCTCAAGGAAGCGGTCATCCTCCCCATCAAATTCCCCCATCTTTTCACTG GCAAGCGGACACCATGGAGAGGGATCCTGCTGTTCGGGCCCCCAGGGACGGGCAAGTCTTACCTGGCCAAGGCGGTGGCCACCGAGGCTAACAACTCCACTTTCTTCTCCGTCTCCTCCTCCGACCTGATGTCCAAGTGgctgggagagagtgagaa GCTTGTTAAAAACCTCTTTGACCTGGCTCGCCAGCACAAGCCCTCCATCATCTTCATAGATGAGGTGGACTCGCTGTGCGGCTCACGTAATGAGAACGAGAGTGAGGCAGCGCGGCGCATCAAGACCGAATTCCTGGTCCAGATGCAAG GGGTGGGAAATAACAATGATGGGGTCCTTGTCCTGGGGGCCACGAACATCCCTTGGGTCTTGGATGCAGCCATTCGCAGAAG GTTTGAGAAGCGTATCTACATCCCGCTGCCCGAGGAGCAGGCGCGTTCGGCCATGTTTCGCCTGCACCTGGGCAACACGCCGCACAGCCTGAGCGACGCCGACCAGCGGCAGCTGGCACGCAAGACCGACGGCTACTCGGGCGCCGACATCAGCGTCATTGTGCGCGACGCACTCATGCAGCCTGTGCGCAAGGTCCAGTCGGCCACGCACTTCAAGAAG GTACGAGGCCCGTCCCGCGCAAACAGCTCGATGATGGTGGACGACCTGCTGACTCCCTGCTCCCCTGGCGACCCTGCTGCCATAGAAATGACCTGGATGGATGTGCCTAGCGACAAGCTTCTAGAACCCATTGTGTGCATG TCTGACATGCTGCGGTCTCTGGCCACCACTCGTCCCACAGTGAACACTGAAGACCTGCTGAAGGTGAAGAAATTCACAGATGACTTTGGACAGGAGGGCTGA
- the cdk10 gene encoding cyclin-dependent kinase 10 isoform X1: METTTTEANQDPIKLKSLKNGKTFTVPQKDRLGNCRSVKEFEKLNRIGEGTYGIVYRARDTKTDEIVALKKVRMDKEKDGIPISSLREITLLLELRHPNIVELKEVVVGNHLESLFLVMGYCEQDLASLLENMQSPFSEAQVKCIVLQLLKGLAYLHHNFILHRDLKVSNLLMTDKGCVKIADFGLARVYGVPLQPMTPRVVTLWYRAPELLLGSKTQTTALDMWAVGCILAELLAHKPLLPGGSEIQQVDLIVQLLGTPNENIWPGFSRLPLVGQYSLRKQPYNNLKNKFTWLSEAGLRLLNLLFMYNPQRRASARDSLESSYFKEKPLPCEPELMPTFPHHRNKRHGPATEGQSKRSKV; encoded by the exons ATGGAGACGACGACGACGGAGGCGAATCAGGATCCGATCAAATTGAAATCTCTCAAAAATGGCAAGACATTTACAGTTCCACAAAAAGACAGG CTGGGGAACTGCAGAAGTGTCAAGGAGTTTGAGAAACTTAATCGGATAGGTGAAGGAACATATGGCATTGTGT ATAGAGCTCGTGACACAAAGACAGATGAGATTGTGGCTCTTAAGAAAGTGCGGATGGACAAGGAGAAAGATG GTATACCAATCAGCAGTTTAAGGGAGATTACCCTGCTCCTCGAGCTGAGGCATCCTAATATAGTGGAACTTAAGGAGGTCGTGGTGGGCAACCATTTAGAAAG CCTCTTTCTGGTCATGGGCTACTGTGAGCAGGACCTGGCAAGCCTGCTGGAAAACATGCAATCTCCTTTCTCAGaggcacag GTGAAGTGCATTGTTCTGCAGTTGCTTAAGGGACTGGCTTATCTTCACCATAACTTCATTCTCCACAG GGATCTTAAAGTCTCCAATCTACTCATGACTGACAAAGGCTGTGTTAAGATAG CCGACTTTGGTTTGGCACGGGTCTATGGTGTTCCCCTCCAGCCTATGACCCCTCGTGTGGTGACGCTGTG GTACAGAGCTCCAGAGCTTCTACTTGGGTCCAAGACTCAGACCACAGCCCTGGACATGTG GGCAGTGGGCTGCATCCTGGCAGAGCTTCTGGCCCATAAGCCCCTGTTGCCGGGTGGCTCAGAGATTCAGCAGGTGGACTTGATCGTGCAGCTCCTGGGGACGCCCAACGAGAACATATGGCCG GGTTTTTCTCGGCTGCCTCTTGTGGGTCAGTACAGTCTGAGGAAGCAGCCATACAACAACCTGAAGAACAAATTCACCTGGCTCTCGGAGGCTGGCTTGCGTCTGCTCAACCTGCTTTTCATGTACAACCCTCAGCGCAG GGCCTCTGCTAGAGACAGCTTAGAGAGCTCCTACTTTAAAGAAAAACCTTTGC CATGCGAACCAGAACTCATGCCAACCTTTCCGCATCATCGCAACAAAAGGCACGGCCCAGCCACCGAGGGCCAGTCAAAACGCAGCAAAGTATGA
- the cdk10 gene encoding cyclin-dependent kinase 10 isoform X2: protein MDKEKDGIPISSLREITLLLELRHPNIVELKEVVVGNHLESLFLVMGYCEQDLASLLENMQSPFSEAQVKCIVLQLLKGLAYLHHNFILHRDLKVSNLLMTDKGCVKIADFGLARVYGVPLQPMTPRVVTLWYRAPELLLGSKTQTTALDMWAVGCILAELLAHKPLLPGGSEIQQVDLIVQLLGTPNENIWPGFSRLPLVGQYSLRKQPYNNLKNKFTWLSEAGLRLLNLLFMYNPQRRASARDSLESSYFKEKPLPCEPELMPTFPHHRNKRHGPATEGQSKRSKV from the exons ATGGACAAGGAGAAAGATG GTATACCAATCAGCAGTTTAAGGGAGATTACCCTGCTCCTCGAGCTGAGGCATCCTAATATAGTGGAACTTAAGGAGGTCGTGGTGGGCAACCATTTAGAAAG CCTCTTTCTGGTCATGGGCTACTGTGAGCAGGACCTGGCAAGCCTGCTGGAAAACATGCAATCTCCTTTCTCAGaggcacag GTGAAGTGCATTGTTCTGCAGTTGCTTAAGGGACTGGCTTATCTTCACCATAACTTCATTCTCCACAG GGATCTTAAAGTCTCCAATCTACTCATGACTGACAAAGGCTGTGTTAAGATAG CCGACTTTGGTTTGGCACGGGTCTATGGTGTTCCCCTCCAGCCTATGACCCCTCGTGTGGTGACGCTGTG GTACAGAGCTCCAGAGCTTCTACTTGGGTCCAAGACTCAGACCACAGCCCTGGACATGTG GGCAGTGGGCTGCATCCTGGCAGAGCTTCTGGCCCATAAGCCCCTGTTGCCGGGTGGCTCAGAGATTCAGCAGGTGGACTTGATCGTGCAGCTCCTGGGGACGCCCAACGAGAACATATGGCCG GGTTTTTCTCGGCTGCCTCTTGTGGGTCAGTACAGTCTGAGGAAGCAGCCATACAACAACCTGAAGAACAAATTCACCTGGCTCTCGGAGGCTGGCTTGCGTCTGCTCAACCTGCTTTTCATGTACAACCCTCAGCGCAG GGCCTCTGCTAGAGACAGCTTAGAGAGCTCCTACTTTAAAGAAAAACCTTTGC CATGCGAACCAGAACTCATGCCAACCTTTCCGCATCATCGCAACAAAAGGCACGGCCCAGCCACCGAGGGCCAGTCAAAACGCAGCAAAGTATGA
- the chmp1a gene encoding charged multivesicular body protein 1a — MDETLFQLKFTAKQLERLSKKAEKDSKAEQAKVKKALQQKNVECARVYAENAIRKKNEGVNWLRMASRVDAVASKVQTAVTMKGVTKNMTQVTKALDKALGSMDLQKVSAVMDKFETQVQNLDVHTSVMEDSMSSATTLTTPQEQVDDLIVQIAEESGLEVMDQLNQLPAGASSLGESSRAQEREDQLSRRLAALRN; from the exons ATGGACG AGACACTCTTTCAATTAAAG TTTACAGCAAAGCAGTTGGAAAGACTGTCAAAGAAGGCAGAGAAGGACTCAAAGGCCGAACAAGCCAAGGTTAAGAAG GCCCTCCAGCAGAAGAATGTGGAGTGTGCCAGGGTGTATGCCGAGAACGCCATTCGCAAAAAAAATGAGGGTGTCAACTGGCTACGCATGGCCTCACGTGTGGACGCTGTGGCCTCTAAGGTCCAGACCGCAGTCACCATGAAAGGA GTCACAAAGAACATGACTCAGGTGACCAAGGCCCTAGATAAGGCTCTTGGCTCCATGGATTTGCAGAAGGTGTCAGCCGTCATGGACAAGTTTGAGACACAGGTGCAGAACCTGGACGTTCACACCTCG GTGATGGAGGACTCGATGAGCTCTGCCACCACCCTGACCACACCCCAGGAGCAGGTGGACGACCTGATAGTGCAGATAGCCGAGGAGAGCGGCCTGGAGGTAATGGACCAGCTCAACCAGCTGCCAGCTGGTGCCAGTTCTCTGGGGGAGAGCTCCCGGGCCCAGGAGAGGGAGGACCAGCTTTCGCGCAG GTTGGCCGCCTTGCGGAACTGA
- the slc10a3 gene encoding P3 protein, with protein MRMLLAFCCLFFVTGGADHTTADRSTANSNIDENVTADSNRRYLNIGDGTSQEFEFPENTKGVIVLSSKYGSAASRKGRESWRQTVRVRSLDPDVLSILNVTDSGHTGPVRSYIISIRSGLAGRAPLLIQLIDLDQNSNPVLIEERSDYSIRVAPGDDDPATRLIQSGGLSHFSENPVLFALLPLIFINKCAFGCKVEVDVLRGLLKRPVPLLLGVVGQFLVMPLYAYSLSRLVSLPKPLALGLVITCSAPGGGGGYLYSLLLGGDVTLAISMTLVSTVVAAAAMPLSSALYGHLLGVHAALHVPFVKILGTLLFIAIPISLGMLVKLRLPALTRVLLTLIRPFSFVLIVGGIFMAYQMGASILAHVRPQIVAAGVTVPLFGLALGLCMARGAGLPLAQRKTVGIEVGVQNSLLALAVMQLSFRRAEADYASQAPFIVALSSTSEMLLTVLAHMAYRRLCSAPTSLAQTDA; from the coding sequence ATGAGGATGCTATTAGCATTCTGTTGTCTCTTCTTCGTAACTGGGGGAGCGGACCATACAACGGCAGACAGGTCCACGGCAAACAGCAACATCGACGAGAACGTGACGGCCGACAGCAACAGAAGGTATCTGAATATTGGAGATGGGACATCTCAAGAATTCGAGTTCCCCGAGAACACGAAAGGCGTGATTGTTCTATCAAGTAAGTACGGGAGTGCGGCGAGTAGGAAGGGCCGGGAAAGCTGGAGGCAAACAGTCCGAGTGCGCTCTTTGGACCCAGATGTGCTTTCCATTTTGAACGTTACTGATAGCGGACACACGGGACCTGTGAGGAGTTACATTATCAGCATTCGCTCAGGTCTAGCAGGCCGGGctccgctgctcatccagctaatAGACCTGGACCAGAACTCAAACCCTGTTCTCATCGAAGAGCGGTCGGACTATTCCATCAGAGTGGCGCCTGGAGACGATGACCCCGCCACCCGGCTCATACAGTCGGGTGGGTTGTCCCATTTCTCAGAGAATCCTGTGCTTTTCGCCCTGCTGCCGCTTATATTCATCAACAAGTGTGCTTTTGGGTGCAAAGTGGAGGTTGACGTGTTACGAGGGTTGCTGAAGAGGCCTGTGCCACTGCTGCTTGGTGTAGTGGGCCAGTTTTTGGTCATGCCTCTCTATGCGTACAGCTTGTCCAGGCTGGTTTCCCTTCCCAAGCCACTGGCCCTGGGCCTGGTCATCACCTGCTCAGCTCCAGGCGGTGGTGGAGGCTACCTTTACAGCTTGCTGCTGGGTGGAGACGTGACCCTCGCCATTTCAATGACGCTGGTGTCCACGGtagtggcagcagcagccatGCCTCTGTCATCAGCGCTGTACGGGCATCTGCTGGGTGTCCATGCCGCCCTGCATGTACCCTTCGTCAAGATCCTGGGCACGCTCCTGTTCATTGCCATCCCCATCTCCCTGGGCATGCTGGTGAAGCTGCGTCTGCCGGCCCTCACCCGCGTGCTGCTCACCCTCATCCGGCCCTTCAGCTTCGTCCTCATCGTGGGTGGCATCTTCATGGCCTACCAGATGGGTGCCTCCATCCTGGCGCACGTGCGGCCGCAGATCGTGGCGGCGGGCGTGACTGTGCCACTCTTCGGCCTGGCACTCGGGCTGTGCATGGCACGCGGCGCCGGGCTTCCGCTGGCTCAGAGGAAGACGGTGGGCATTGAGGTGGGCGTGCAGAACAGCCTGCTGGCCCTGGCGGTCATGCAGCTGTCCTTCCGCAGGGCTGAGGCCGACTACGCCTCCCAAGCTCCCTTCATTGTGGCCCTCAGCAGCACCTCGGAGATGCTGCTCACTGTCCTGGCACACATGGCCTACCGGCGCCTCTGCTCAGCCCCTACCAGCCTCGCCCAGACCGACGCCTGA